In Limnobaculum parvum, one DNA window encodes the following:
- the eptB gene encoding kdo(2)-lipid A phosphoethanolamine 7''-transferase, whose protein sequence is MNKLKALSQQKISLILAIYIGVFLNLSVFYRRFGHSLSFTKIIEAATEILVIVLFTFFLMRLLSLGGKLFYRVTASLFVLISVAASYYMIFFNVVIGYGVVISVLTTDMDMNKESIGWHLIVWMVLVSALPLLLIWKSGLHNTLLAQLKTPGQRKKPLAILLIAALLVWIPLHLLGSEQKSEEIQLNTDMPSYGGVVAHSYLPSNWLAALGLLAYTNVEGSRNSQDLFDPAKQFTYVPPSDIDSTYVVFIIGETTRWDHMGMLGYYRQTTPKMEKEDNLLMFKGKSCDTATKLSLLCMFVREGGTKDNAQRTLQEKNVFSVMKSLGFTSELFAMQSELWFYNDTNVNDYQFRETIASEKRNDGKPVDDMLLINELQKSLQRYPNGKHLVILHTKGSHYLYSQRYPASFARYTPECMGIDRSCTKAQLINSFDNSVLYIDTFITNVIEQMRDKNALVFYAADHGESISNNAHFHATPREMAPPEQFRVPIMVWASDSFLKQPEHHDAFERLKTKHQAGVTLNHTEIFDSILGCLGYNSPNGGIKQANNWCGK, encoded by the coding sequence ATGAACAAACTCAAAGCGTTATCACAACAAAAAATATCTTTAATATTAGCTATTTATATCGGAGTCTTTCTTAATCTTTCGGTGTTTTACCGTCGCTTCGGCCACAGTTTAAGTTTTACTAAAATTATCGAAGCCGCTACCGAAATTCTGGTTATTGTTCTTTTTACTTTTTTCCTTATGCGTCTGCTATCGCTGGGAGGAAAACTGTTTTATCGCGTAACGGCCTCGTTGTTTGTGTTGATATCCGTTGCAGCCAGCTACTACATGATCTTTTTCAACGTGGTTATTGGTTATGGCGTGGTGATATCCGTACTCACTACCGATATGGATATGAACAAAGAGTCCATCGGCTGGCATTTGATTGTGTGGATGGTGTTGGTGAGCGCCCTGCCGTTGTTACTGATCTGGAAGAGCGGCCTACACAATACCCTGCTAGCGCAGCTCAAAACGCCAGGACAGCGTAAAAAACCGTTAGCCATCCTGCTAATAGCCGCTTTGCTGGTCTGGATACCGCTTCATCTACTAGGGTCTGAGCAAAAGAGTGAAGAAATACAATTAAATACCGACATGCCAAGCTATGGCGGTGTCGTGGCGCACTCCTATCTTCCTTCTAACTGGCTGGCCGCGCTCGGTCTGCTTGCCTATACCAACGTTGAAGGCAGCCGAAACTCGCAGGATCTATTCGATCCGGCGAAACAATTTACCTATGTTCCTCCATCCGATATCGACAGCACCTATGTGGTGTTTATCATTGGAGAAACTACCCGCTGGGATCATATGGGCATGCTGGGCTATTACCGCCAAACTACGCCTAAAATGGAGAAAGAAGATAATCTCCTGATGTTCAAAGGCAAGTCTTGCGATACCGCCACCAAACTCTCTCTACTCTGCATGTTTGTGCGTGAGGGTGGGACCAAAGATAATGCCCAGCGCACATTACAAGAAAAAAATGTCTTCTCCGTCATGAAGTCATTAGGTTTCACTTCTGAACTTTTCGCCATGCAAAGTGAACTGTGGTTTTATAACGATACCAATGTTAATGACTACCAGTTCCGTGAAACCATTGCCTCAGAGAAGCGTAACGATGGCAAACCTGTCGATGATATGTTGTTGATCAACGAACTACAGAAGTCACTACAGCGTTACCCAAATGGTAAACATTTAGTGATTCTGCATACGAAAGGCTCTCACTATCTCTATTCTCAACGTTACCCGGCCAGTTTTGCCCGTTATACGCCAGAGTGTATGGGCATTGACCGTTCATGCACCAAAGCACAGTTGATAAACTCGTTTGATAACAGCGTGCTGTATATTGATACCTTTATCACCAATGTCATTGAGCAAATGCGGGATAAGAACGCGCTGGTGTTCTATGCTGCCGATCACGGTGAATCTATCAGTAATAATGCACACTTCCATGCAACACCGCGAGAGATGGCGCCACCTGAACAATTCCGAGTGCCGATTATGGTTTGGGCTTCCGACAGTTTTTTAAAGCAGCCGGAACATCATGACGCCTTTGAAAGGCTAAAAACCAAACATCAGGCCGGTGTGACACTGAATCACACGGAGATCTTTGACTCTATTCTCGGTTGTTTAGGCTATAACTCACCGAATGGTGGAATTAAGCAGGCGAATAACTGGTGTGGTAAATAA